CCTGTCCCGGACCCCGGTAACCGTGGCGGTGTTGTCGGCGGACAGGCTGGCCGATGCGCAGATTGTTTCCGAGGCGGATCTGCGTGTTTCCGTTCCGGGCCTGTCGGTGCGCGCCGGAACCAATTCCAACCAGCTCAACTATTCGATCCGCGGCAATTCGCAGGATGCCTTCAGCGGCACCCGGCCCGGCGTGCTGCCCTATATCAACGAAGTCCAGATCGGTGGATCGGGGGGATCGACGGCATTTTATGACCTGGAATCGATTCAGGTGCTCAAAGGCCCGCAGGGCACGCTTTTCGGCCGAAGCGCGACGGGCGGAGCGGTCCTGTTCAGCACGGCCAAGCCGACCAATGCGTTCGAGGGATATGGCAGTGCGCTGGTGGGGGACCATGGGGCGCTGAAGTTCGAGGGGGCGGTGAACACGCCGCTGGTCTCGGACCAGTTGCTGCTGCGGGTTGCGGGCTTTTATGCCGAACGTCACGGCTTCCAGCATAATCTGTTGGATGGAGAGAGAGAAGGCGACGGCAAGCGTTATGGCCTTCGCGGCAGCCTGACGACGCAGTTCGGTCCGGCCGTTCGCAACGAATTGATGGTGGATTATTATAACGCACGGGGCGCTAGCATGCTGGGCGTTCTGAGCGGGCTGCTGCCGCTCGGCGCACCCGGTACGCCCCCCTTTATTCCGTCGACGCTGCTCTATGCGGGCGCCTCGACGCCGGCCGACCGGGCAACCGGCATCGCGACCCTGGCTGCGTTTACCGGTCAGTCGGAAGCGGTCGCCGCGCAATTTTACGATGCCTATTTCGCCGATCCCCGGCATCCCGATACGGGGCTTCAGGGCGAATTCGCGGCACAACGGGCCAGGGGGCCGTTCGTCGTCAATTCGGACGCCGCAAATGTGTACAATACCGACAATGTCATCCTGACCAACGCGACGACCATCGACGTGGCGCCGGACACTATCATCAAGAATATCTTCGGCTTTACGCGCCTGAAAGAAGTTTTCAGCCTTGAATCCGATGGCGTCCCTTATGCCCTGGGTGAAACCGGCCGCACTGTCGACGAAGCCTATCATACGCTGACGCAGCAATTGTCCGAAGAATTACAGCTTCAGGGGAAGGCAGTCGACGGGCGGTTGGACTATGTGCTGGGCTTCTATTATTCCCACGAACGCTATACCAGCCTCTCGAAGTCCGCCTTTTTCGACATATTGTTCGGCGGGGCGTTGTCGGTCGATCATTATCGCCTGACCAACCGTACCTATGCGGGCTATGGCCAGATTACCTATAAGCTGACGGACACTGGCCTCTCGGCGATGGTCGGTGCGCGCTATACGAGCGAGAAGGTCCGCAAGCAGAAATTGGCGGGCGACGACGACATCGTCATGCCCAACCCGGCCTTCGATCTCGATCAATCGGTAAAATATAATCGGCTGAGCTGGAATTTCGGCCTGCAATATCAGGCGTCGAACGAACTGTTCCTCTATGCGGCGACGCGCCGCGCCTACAAGAGCGGTGGCTTTGTCGGGACATCGCCATCGATCGTCGGCTTCGGCGACGTGGGCGGCGACCAGTTCCGGGCGGAAAAGGTGGACGACGTGGAAGTGGGCGCAAAATTCTTCGGCAATATGGCGGGCATGAGGACGCGCCTGAACGTTGCCGGCTATTATCAGTGGATATCGAACAGTCAGCGCACGGCCTATACGCTGCTGGCTTCCGGTGGCCCTGCGGCCGTCACCGTCAATGTTCCGAAGGGACGGGCGTTCGGGTTCGAACTGGATGGATCGATCGAACCGGCCTCCTGGCTTACACTGGGCGGCAGCGCCAATTATATCAATTCGAAATTCGGTTCGGAACCGGCCTCCGCCAATGGACAGAACCAGGTGTTCGACCAGGTTCCCGATACGCCGAAATGGACGGGCATCCTTTATGCTGACATCGCCATGCCCCTGTCCGGTTCGCTGACGGGGATTCTGCACGGCGACATCTATGCGCAGACCAAATCCTTTATCTCCCCCCGGTCGCAAAATAATGTCGGAACGGTCATAAGTGGCTATTCAGTCGCGAATTTCCGCGCGGGTATCGAGCATAAGGCCAGCGGCTGGTCCCTGATGGCCAATGTCAAGAACGCCTTTAACCGCACTTATTTCGTCGGCGGCCTGCCTGCTGGCGAGATCTATCAGATCAACGTGCAGATTCCGGGAGAGCCCCGCACGTTCACAGTCGAAGCCCGT
This region of Sphingobium sp. EM0848 genomic DNA includes:
- a CDS encoding TonB-dependent receptor, translating into MSAFRNAILLASAAWIVPFSSAQAQDKVASPGEMEADIIVTAQRKDTSLSRTPVTVAVLSADRLADAQIVSEADLRVSVPGLSVRAGTNSNQLNYSIRGNSQDAFSGTRPGVLPYINEVQIGGSGGSTAFYDLESIQVLKGPQGTLFGRSATGGAVLFSTAKPTNAFEGYGSALVGDHGALKFEGAVNTPLVSDQLLLRVAGFYAERHGFQHNLLDGEREGDGKRYGLRGSLTTQFGPAVRNELMVDYYNARGASMLGVLSGLLPLGAPGTPPFIPSTLLYAGASTPADRATGIATLAAFTGQSEAVAAQFYDAYFADPRHPDTGLQGEFAAQRARGPFVVNSDAANVYNTDNVILTNATTIDVAPDTIIKNIFGFTRLKEVFSLESDGVPYALGETGRTVDEAYHTLTQQLSEELQLQGKAVDGRLDYVLGFYYSHERYTSLSKSAFFDILFGGALSVDHYRLTNRTYAGYGQITYKLTDTGLSAMVGARYTSEKVRKQKLAGDDDIVMPNPAFDLDQSVKYNRLSWNFGLQYQASNELFLYAATRRAYKSGGFVGTSPSIVGFGDVGGDQFRAEKVDDVEVGAKFFGNMAGMRTRLNVAGYYQWISNSQRTAYTLLASGGPAAVTVNVPKGRAFGFELDGSIEPASWLTLGGSANYINSKFGSEPASANGQNQVFDQVPDTPKWTGILYADIAMPLSGSLTGILHGDIYAQTKSFISPRSQNNVGTVISGYSVANFRAGIEHKASGWSLMANVKNAFNRTYFVGGLPAGEIYQINVQIPGEPRTFTVEARLKF